A genome region from Nitrospirota bacterium includes the following:
- the yidD gene encoding membrane protein insertion efficiency factor YidD, producing the protein MKSPIILLIKSYKVLLSPVLPQSCRFVPTCSEYSIEAINKYGTFRGSVMSAKRILKCHPFHPGGYDPVK; encoded by the coding sequence ATGAAAAGTCCGATTATCTTACTTATAAAAAGCTACAAAGTGTTGCTCTCACCGGTCTTGCCACAGAGCTGCAGATTCGTTCCAACCTGTTCCGAGTATTCAATCGAAGCAATTAACAAGTATGGAACTTTTAGAGGCAGCGTTATGTCTGCAAAAAGGATATTAAAATGCCACCCTTTCCACCCAGGTGGATATGACCCTGTAAAATAG
- the rpmH gene encoding 50S ribosomal protein L34, with product MGGAYTTYRPHRIKRKRSLGFLIKMRTKSGRKVVKRRRAKGRKKLTV from the coding sequence ATGGGAGGAGCATACACAACATATCGTCCTCACAGGATCAAAAGAAAAAGGTCCCTCGGGTTTCTCATAAAGATGAGAACAAAAAGCGGTCGGAAGGTTGTAAAGAGAAGAAGGGCAAAAGGCCGCAAAAAATTGACCGTCTGA
- a CDS encoding HAD-IA family hydrolase, whose amino-acid sequence MDIKRFKKALWSEVKHVLLDMDGTLLDRYFDDYFWEHLVPEKYAEKHNITFGRAKEELLKKYKVHEGTLNWTDIDFWSRELDLDIPALKEQIRHLIEVHPHVEDFLRELKSANKEVILATNAHYKTLKIKLRKTSIGGYFDKVITSSEIGCPKEDIEFWRRTEKMLRFDREKTVFIDDVMENLEAAREFGIRYIVLKTMASSKDKEAGDNGNFLAVGDFRELLP is encoded by the coding sequence ATGGATATTAAAAGATTTAAAAAGGCACTCTGGTCCGAGGTCAAGCACGTCCTGCTCGACATGGACGGCACCCTCCTGGACAGATATTTTGATGACTATTTCTGGGAACACCTCGTGCCTGAAAAATATGCAGAAAAACACAACATCACCTTTGGCAGGGCAAAAGAGGAATTGTTAAAGAAGTACAAGGTCCACGAGGGTACGCTTAACTGGACGGATATTGATTTCTGGTCAAGGGAACTTGACCTCGACATCCCTGCGCTTAAAGAGCAGATAAGGCACCTGATAGAGGTACATCCCCATGTTGAGGATTTTCTCAGGGAGCTGAAAAGTGCCAACAAAGAGGTCATACTTGCTACAAACGCCCACTACAAGACCCTTAAGATAAAGCTGCGAAAGACCTCTATAGGCGGATACTTTGACAAGGTCATTACCTCTTCAGAAATTGGTTGTCCCAAGGAGGACATCGAATTCTGGCGGAGGACAGAAAAAATGCTGCGTTTTGACAGGGAAAAAACGGTTTTTATTGATGACGTTATGGAAAACCTTGAGGCAGCCAGGGAGTTTGGTATCAGATACATTGTACTGAAGACAATGGCAAGCTCAAAGGATAAGGAGGCAGGAGATAATGGCAACTTCCTTGCCGTCGGAGATTTCAGGGAACTCCTGCCGTAG
- a CDS encoding MgtC/SapB family protein, producing MTDPTETILRLLLGAVLGGIIGFERQSHGRPAGFRTHLIVSLASVLIMIVSDDFYRMSTLNPEIIRIDPARIAAGAITGVGFLGAGVIIKSGLSIQGLTTAACLWIVSVIGLAVGSGLYVPALTAFLITFFSLWTLRRVEVKVPRLTYKILTLTTEPKAKEEDVVKVIKEAGADIANIDYEMDRTKNEVTYHLSITFKNKEVISAILEKISELTYIKRFYLRG from the coding sequence ATGACTGATCCAACAGAAACTATCCTCAGACTCCTGCTTGGTGCCGTGCTCGGCGGCATTATTGGATTTGAACGCCAGAGTCATGGCAGGCCTGCAGGTTTCAGGACCCACCTTATTGTGAGCCTCGCATCTGTATTAATAATGATTGTCTCCGATGACTTCTATCGCATGAGTACACTCAACCCCGAGATAATCAGGATTGACCCTGCAAGGATAGCAGCAGGTGCCATTACAGGGGTCGGATTTCTTGGTGCAGGGGTTATAATCAAGTCAGGGCTAAGCATCCAGGGACTGACAACAGCAGCCTGTCTGTGGATTGTCTCGGTTATAGGGCTTGCAGTAGGAAGCGGTCTTTATGTCCCGGCATTGACTGCATTCCTTATTACATTCTTCTCGCTCTGGACTCTCAGGAGGGTTGAGGTAAAGGTTCCGAGACTGACATACAAAATCCTTACCCTGACTACCGAGCCCAAAGCAAAGGAGGAAGATGTTGTTAAAGTCATTAAGGAGGCCGGTGCCGATATTGCAAATATAGACTATGAGATGGACAGGACTAAAAACGAAGTGACCTATCATCTATCCATAACGTTTAAAAACAAGGAGGTTATTTCAGCCATCCTGGAAAAGATTTCTGAATTGACCTATATCAAGAGGTTTTACCTGAGGGGTTAA
- the tyrS gene encoding tyrosine--tRNA ligase, with amino-acid sequence MIPPEKQINTIKRGTVEIIKEEELLRKLREGRPLRIKAGFDPTAPDIHLGHTVLLEKMRQLQELGHEVIFLIGDFTGMIGDPSGKSETRKPLTEKEVLKNAETYKEQVYKILDPERTEIRFNSEWFSKMNALEIVRLGAMQTVARMLERDDFKKRFESQQDITILEFYYPLFQAYDSVFLKADIELGGTDQRFNLLLGRTFQKKSGMEEQVVIMMPLLEGTDGVQKMSKSLGNYIGISEPPKEMYGKLLSITDELMIKYYELLSHISIEEFEALKRGIKDGTVHPKKAKEALALELVGRYWGMDAALRAQEEFERVFKEKQLPDDIPEMAVTWNNEDIWLPQVLKEGGLCKSTGEAMRLIKQGGVWINDRRVVDPQERLPEGEYIIKVGKRRFLKIKPV; translated from the coding sequence ATGATTCCACCGGAAAAACAGATCAATACAATCAAAAGAGGAACTGTAGAGATCATCAAGGAGGAAGAGCTCCTCAGGAAACTGAGAGAGGGAAGACCCCTGAGGATCAAGGCGGGCTTTGATCCTACTGCCCCTGACATACACCTTGGTCACACGGTGCTCCTTGAGAAGATGCGGCAGTTGCAGGAATTGGGGCATGAGGTGATATTCCTCATCGGGGACTTTACCGGGATGATCGGCGACCCCTCAGGCAAGTCCGAGACAAGAAAACCCTTAACGGAAAAAGAGGTCTTGAAAAACGCAGAGACCTACAAGGAACAGGTATATAAAATCCTGGACCCTGAAAGAACAGAGATAAGATTCAACAGCGAGTGGTTTTCAAAGATGAACGCCCTGGAGATTGTACGTCTCGGCGCAATGCAGACAGTGGCGAGGATGCTTGAAAGGGATGATTTTAAAAAGAGGTTCGAGTCTCAGCAGGACATAACCATTCTGGAGTTTTATTATCCCCTGTTTCAGGCATATGATTCCGTGTTTTTAAAGGCGGATATTGAATTGGGCGGGACCGACCAGCGGTTCAACCTCCTTCTGGGACGGACTTTTCAGAAAAAATCGGGCATGGAAGAGCAGGTAGTTATTATGATGCCTTTGCTGGAGGGCACAGACGGTGTTCAGAAAATGTCAAAGAGCCTTGGCAACTACATAGGGATATCTGAACCACCGAAAGAGATGTATGGCAAACTGCTGTCAATCACAGACGAATTAATGATCAAATACTATGAATTACTGAGCCATATAAGCATAGAAGAATTTGAAGCACTGAAAAGGGGCATCAAAGACGGCACGGTTCATCCAAAGAAGGCAAAGGAGGCCCTTGCGCTGGAGTTGGTAGGACGTTACTGGGGCATGGATGCGGCCCTCAGGGCACAGGAGGAGTTTGAGAGGGTTTTTAAGGAAAAACAGTTGCCGGATGATATCCCGGAAATGGCAGTAACCTGGAACAATGAGGATATATGGCTGCCGCAGGTGCTGAAAGAGGGAGGTCTCTGCAAGAGCACTGGTGAGGCCATGAGGCTTATAAAGCAGGGCGGGGTATGGATAAATGACCGTCGTGTTGTTGACCCCCAGGAGAGATTACCCGAGGGTGAATACATAATAAAGGTTGGGAAGAGGCGTTTTCTGAAGATTAAACCAGTATAA